AGTATCTGGAAATATCACGGAAGTATAAACTCAAGGACTAATTACCAATCAATTGCTTTAGCAATAGGCATTCTCCAACCTGTTCCAAAGGCGCGATCGCTAATTTTTAATCCCGGTGCGGCTTGACGGCGTTTAAATTCAGCAATCATCACTAATCGAATTACTTTTTTAACGACTGCTTGTTCATGTCCGGCTTCTACAATTTCACTCCAAGATTGATGTTTTTCTATTAAACGATATAAAATATCATCCAAAATTTCATAAGGAGGTAAAGAATCTTGATCTACCTGTCCCGGTTTAAGTTCTGCACTGGGTGGTTTTACTAATATATGATGGGGAATTATTTCTTTTTCATGATATTGATTTAACCAAGAACATAGGGAATAAACACGGGTTTTAGGTACATCTGCAATTACCGCTAATCCCCCATTCATATCGCCATATAAGGTACAATATCCTACCGCCATTTCTGATTTATTCCCAGTGGTTAATAATAAATGTCCGAATTTATTAGAAACCGCCATTAATAAGGTTCCTCGGATGCGAGATTGCAGGTTTTCTTCTGCTAATCCAAAGGAGGTTTCTGCAAATATCGGTTCTAGGGTTTGATCAAAGGTTTGCATTAAATTCCCAATGGGTAAAGTTTGGGTTTTAATGCCTAAATTATTGGCTAATTCTAAAGCATCTTGAATTGAATGATCCGAACTATAGGGAGATGGCATTAATACCCCTAAAACCTTTTCTTTTCCTAATGCTTCCGTTGCGATCGCAGCAACTAAAGCCGAATCAATTCCCCCACTTAACCCTAAAACAACTTGAGAAAATCCACATTTTATAACATAATCTTTTACCCCCAAAACTAATGCCAACCAAATTTCTTGATCCTCATTTTTAATAAATTCTATCTCTTGATTTGGGGCAGAAATAGCGATTAAATCTTGTGTTTCTGTATTAAATTCTATAATCTCAAAATCGGTTTCAAAGGGTTTTAAACTTAATATTTTATCGCCATTTTTATTAAACGCAAAACTACAACCATCAAAAATTAAATCATCATTTCCCCCCACTTGATTTGCATACAAAATCGGAGTATTATAACGTTTAGCACTATAACTAATTAGAGATTGTCTGAATTTTTGTTTCCCGACTTGATAGGGAGAAGCCGATAAGTTAACCACTAAATCCACATTTAGATTAGCGAGATCTTGGAAAGGATTACAAGGATAATTGCGTTTACCCCAAAATTGTTCATCATTCCATAAATCCTCACAAATTGTTACCCCCACTTTAATACTTTCTTCTAATACAAAAAAATGACTTTCTAACCCCGGTTCAAAATATCGATCTTCATCAAAAACATCATAGGTCGGTAACAATCGTTTTTTAAAATACTGTTTAATTTCACCCTTTTCTAATAACGCTGCACTGTTAAAAATCGGGTTTCCACCCTGATTTTGATAGTCTAAATTTCGTTGAATTGTTCCCACTAAAACCGCTATTTCTGGGGGTAAATCCCTTGCTAATTGCTGTAATTTTTCCGTTGTCGCCTGAATAAAACTCGGACGAATTAATAAATCTCTAGGGGGATATCCCGTTAAGGATAATTCTGTTGTTAATAACAGATTACATC
This genomic window from Planktothrix serta PCC 8927 contains:
- a CDS encoding NAD+ synthase, encoding MKIAIAQLNPTVGDLSGNAQRILEAAEKAFEAGCNLLLTTELSLTGYPPRDLLIRPSFIQATTEKLQQLARDLPPEIAVLVGTIQRNLDYQNQGGNPIFNSAALLEKGEIKQYFKKRLLPTYDVFDEDRYFEPGLESHFFVLEESIKVGVTICEDLWNDEQFWGKRNYPCNPFQDLANLNVDLVVNLSASPYQVGKQKFRQSLISYSAKRYNTPILYANQVGGNDDLIFDGCSFAFNKNGDKILSLKPFETDFEIIEFNTETQDLIAISAPNQEIEFIKNEDQEIWLALVLGVKDYVIKCGFSQVVLGLSGGIDSALVAAIATEALGKEKVLGVLMPSPYSSDHSIQDALELANNLGIKTQTLPIGNLMQTFDQTLEPIFAETSFGLAEENLQSRIRGTLLMAVSNKFGHLLLTTGNKSEMAVGYCTLYGDMNGGLAVIADVPKTRVYSLCSWLNQYHEKEIIPHHILVKPPSAELKPGQVDQDSLPPYEILDDILYRLIEKHQSWSEIVEAGHEQAVVKKVIRLVMIAEFKRRQAAPGLKISDRAFGTGWRMPIAKAIDW